Within the Mustela lutreola isolate mMusLut2 chromosome 2, mMusLut2.pri, whole genome shotgun sequence genome, the region GGGCCCTACACTGGGAGAAGGGGGTCGCCCCCGTGCAGTTTGGCTTGGGGATGACAGAGCCCAATTGGCTGTGAACGAAGGACAAGCCTTGTTCTGTGCTGAGAATGGACGGTCCCAACTGGTCCCTAGGGACCAcattttttagtgtaagtatatcTCAAATCTTGTGTGGAATATACTTATACtaaattttaaactaatttatttaaataaaaatatatattactttctaAACATTAACAAATACTTGTTCTttactgaaaattttataaatactattAAGAAATATTCATCCCTTatcaaaataaagtattatttatgaGACAATAATCATTAATGTTTTTGAcgtataaaaatatgtataatatttatgtTTAGTGTAAGTATATCCCAAATATGGCATAGGCTATACTTgtgctaaagattttatttttttttttttaagattttatttactcatttgacagacaaagatcacaagtaggcagagaggcaggcagagagaggggggggggggaagcaggctgcccgctgagcagagagcccgatgcggggctccatcccaggaccctgggatcatgacctgagccgaaggcagaggctttaacccactgagccccccaggcgcccctaatatatacattttagtaAACATTTAGTACGTTTTCTGAAATTCAGTTACCTTACTCTTACTTTGCTAAGACTGGCTCCCCCACTGCTGTCCCATCCGGGCAGGGCAGGGCGGAGTGGGGCGCAGTGGGGCGCAGCGGGGCGAGGGACCGGGTCtggggggaaggggcggggcgaGGGGAGGTTAGTcccagcacaggggaggggcggggcaagCCGTGGGTGGAGCCCAGCGATGGGTGGGGCGCAGCGGGGGCGGGGCCACGCGGGCTTGACGCTgccctggccccgccccgccccgccccgccccgcccgcagGCAGGTGCTGCGGGACCACAACTGCCTGCAGACGCTGCTGCAGCACCTGACGTCGCACAGCCTGACCATCGTGAGCAACGCCTGCGGCACGCTCTGGAACCTGTCCGCCCGCAGCCCACGGGACCAAGAGCTCCTGTGGGACCTGGGGGCCGTGGGCATGCTGCGCAACCTGGTGCACTCCAAGCACAAGATGATCGCCATGGGCAGCGCCGCCGCCCTGCGCAACCTGCTGGCCCACCGCCCCGCCAAGTACCAGACCACCGCCACGGCCGTCTCCCCCGGCGCATGCGCTCCCAGCCTGTACGTGCGGAAGCAGCGGGCGCTGGAGGCCGAGCTGGACACGCGGCACCTGGCGCAGGCACTCGACCACCTGGAGAAGCAGGGCCTGCCGGAGGCGGAGGCCGACGCAGCCTCCAAGAAGCCCCTGCCGCCCCTGCGGCACCTGGACGGGCTGGCCCGGGACTACGCCTCGGACTCGGGCTGCTTCGACGACGATGAGGCGCCCTCCCTGGCCACTGCAGCTGCCACTGCGGAACCTGCCAGCCCCGCGGTGCTGTCGCTTTTCCTGGGGAGCCCCTTCCTGCAGGGGCAGGCGCTGGCCCGGGCCCCGCCAGCCCGCCGCAGTGGcccagaggcagagaaggaggccagCGGGGAGGTGGCCGTGGCGGCCAGGGCCAAGGCCAAGCTGGCGCTGGCGGTGGCACGCATCGACAGGCTGGTGGAGGACATCTCCGCCCTGCACACCTCGTCAGACGACAGCTTCAGCCTCAGCTCTGGGGACCCTGGACAGGAAGCACCGCGTGAAGGCCGGGCCCAGTCCTGCTCTCCTTGCCGGCGGCCGGAGGGCAGGCGGCCAGAGGCTGGCAGTCGTGCCCACCCGCTGCTGCGGCTCAAGGCTGCCCACGCCAGTCTCTCCAATGACAGTCTCAACAGTGGCAGCACCGGTGATGGGCGCTGTCCCCGCGAGCACACACGGTCCTGCCCACTGGCCGTGCTGGCTGAGCACCGCGAGGGGTCCCCGAGCAGCCAGGTGCGGCCCAGCCGGCTAGACCTCCACCTGCCAGGCAGCCAGGAGCCGGCATCCCGGGACGGCTCTGCCGCCGATGCCTGTGTACGCACCATCAAGCTCTCGCCCACCTACCAGCACGTACCGCTCTTCGAGGGCAACCCCAGGGCAGGCATGGGGTCCCTGGCCCCCGGAGCCCGGAAGCAGGCCTGGTTGCCCATGGACGGCCTGAGCAAGGTGCCGGAGAAGCTGGTGGCAGAGACCGTGCCACTGTGCCTGTCGCGCTGCAGCTCCCTGTCCTCGCTGTCCTCAGCTGGCCGCCCAGGCCCCAGTGAGGCTGGGGACCTGGACAGTGACTCATCCCTGGAAGGGCTGGAGGAGGCTGGACCCAGCAAGGCTGACCTGGACGGGGCCTGGCTCGGCCCCggggctgcctctctgcccgtGGCCATCCCGGCTCCGCAGCGGGGCCGGGGCCTGGGAGTGGAGGACACCACCCCGTCCAGCTCCTCGGAGAACTGCGTGCAGGAGACGCCACTGGTGCTCAGCCGCTGCAGTTCGGTGAGCTCCCTGAGCAGCTTCGAGAGCCCGTCCATCGCCAGCTCCGTGCCCAGTGACCCATGCAGCGGGTTGGGCAGCGGCACGGTCAGCCCCAGCGAGCTGCCCGACAGCCCCGGGCAGACCATGCCTCCCAGCCGCAGCAAGACGCCCCCGCTGGCCCCCGCGCCCCCCGGCGAGCGGGAGAGCACCCAGTTCAGCCTGCAGTGGGAGAGCTATGTGAAGCGCTTCCTGGACATCGCCGACCGCCGCGAGCGCTGCCGGCTTCCGTCTGAGCTGGACGCGGGCAGCGTGCGCTTCACCGTGGAGAAGCCGGACGAGAACTTCTCCTGCGCCTCCAGCCTCAGCGCGCTGGCCCTGCACGAACACTATGTGCAGAAGGACGTGGAGCTGCGGCTGCTGCCCCCAGCCTGCCCCGAGCgtggcggcagcggcagcggcggcggccccGGCCTGCACTTTGCAGGGCACCGCCGGCGGGACGAGGCTGGTAGCTGTCTCGAGGGCCCGGCAGCCACTGACCAGGAGCTGGAGCTGCTGCGCGAGTGCCTGGGGGCGGCGGTCCCCGCCCGGCTCCGCAAGGTGGCCTCGGCGCTGGTGCCTGGTCGCCGCGCACTGCCCGTGCCCGTCTACATGCTGGTGCCGGCCCCCGCCCGGGGGAACAACTCCTGCGCCGACTCCGCTGACGGCACGCCCGTCACCTTCTCTAGTGCCACCTCGCTCAGTGACGAGACACTACAGGGACCTCCCAGGGACCCGCCCAGCGGACGCTCCGACAGGCAGAAGCCTGCGGGTCGTGAGGCCCCGGCCAGCCAGGCCACGGGGCACAGGCACAGGGCATGGGGTGCAGGCCGGAGCCCGGAGCAGGCCCGGGGcgtgggcaggagcagggaggggctggagctTCCCCTCCGCCAGCCCTCGAGCGCCTGCAAGGACCAGGAGGTCTTCCGCCCCAGCCCAGGCCGCGGGGACGGGGCGCTGCAGTCTCTGTGCCTCACGACGCCCACCGAGGAAGCTGTGTACTGCTTCTATGACAACGACTCAGACGAGGAGCCCTCTGAGGCGGTGGTGCCCCCGCGGCGGGCATCCGCCATTCCCCGGGCAGTAAAGAGAGAGCGCCCGGCtggcaggaaggaggtgcaggCTGCACCCAAGGCTACGCCCAAGGCCACGCAAGCTGCCCATGCCCAGCCCAGCCTCATTGCCGATGAGACGCCGCCGTGCTACTCCCTGAGCTCCTCCGCCAGCTCCCTGAGTGAGCCTGATCCCCCCGAGCACCCAGCAGGCCAGCCCCAGGCTCTCAAGCCGGCTGCCAACAAGGGGCTGGGCACTGCAGGGGGTCGTCATGGCCCCCCGAGCCCACGGGTGCAGACAGGGCTGCTCCGGCGCGGTGCCAATTCTGCAGTGCCCAGGCGCCGGTTCCAAGCGCCGGGCTCTCGGCGCCGCAAGCCCCAAGCCACCCAGCCAGACAAGCAGCCTGCAGAGGGGCCCCGGGAGTGCGGGGACGAGGTGGCCAGCTCTGACCATGCCTCAGACCTTGACAGCGTCGAGTGGCGCGCGATCCAGGAGGGCGCCAACTCCATCGTCACGTGGCTGCaccaggcggcggcggcggccaccCACGAGGCCTCGTCTGGGTCTGACTCGATCCTGTCCGGGTCGGGGCTGTCGGGGAGCTCCACCCTGCAACCCTCACTGCACAGGAAGGGACGGGGGCTGCAGGCGGGGGGCCCCGCGGGCAGCACTGCGAGGCGGGAGAAACGGGACTCGGCCCTGGCCCAGCACAGCACCAGCGGCCCCGAGAAGCTGCGAGGGGCTCAGAAGACCACGGGCAGGGTGCCGGCCGTGCTCCGGGGAAGGACTGTGATCTATGTGCCCAGCCCGGCCCCCCGGGCCCAACCCAAAGGCCACCCTGGCACCCATGTGGCACCGAGGAAGATGGGACCCCTGAGTCCTGCGCAGCCAGGAGCCCCCGCCAAgacccccagccctgggcagcagcGGTCTCGAAGCCTGCACCGGCCTGGCAAGAGCTCGGAGCTGGCGGCACTGAGCCCTCCCCAGAGGAGTGCCACACCGCCCGCCCGCCTGGCCAAGGCCCCCTCCTCGGGGTCCTCCCCCGCCTCTCCAGCCTCCCAGGCCCCTACCAGGAGGCTCCCCACAGGCACTCAGGCAGCAGGGCCCCTCCCCGGCCCCGGGGCAGCTCTGGTGCCCCAAACACCCATGCGGGCCCTGCTCTCTAAGCAGCACAAGACGCAGAAGTCACCTGTGCGGATCCCCTTCATGCAGAGGCCAGCCAGGCGGGGGCCGCCagccctggccagggcagccccGGAGCCGGGTCCCCGGGGTCGGGCGGCAGCGGAGGGAAGCCCTGGCGCCCGAGGGGGCCGCCTGGGCCTTGTTCGCGTGGCCTCTGCCCGCTCCAGTGGCAGCGAGTCATCGGACCGCTCAGGTTTCCGGCGGCAGCTGACCTTTATCAAGGAGTCCCCCGGCCTGCTGCGCCGCCGCCGTTTGGAACTGTCCACCCCAGAGGCTGCGCGCCCCGCCTCACAGGGTGGCTCACCCCGCCGCAGTCAACCCGCGCTGCCCGctgtcttcctctgctcctcgCGCTGCGACGAGCTGCGGGCAGCCCCCAGGCAGGCTCCAGTCCCCCAGCGAGCCCCGGCAGCCAGGCCCAGTCCCAGCGAGCGGCCTGTCCGGCGCCCCAGCTCCGAGAGCCCGTCCCGCCTGCCTGTGCGcacccccaccgccccacccGAGGCGGTCAAGCGGTACGCCTCCCTGCCGCACATCAGCGTGGCCCGCAGGCCCGACGGGGCCGCCCCCGGGGCCGGTGCGGACGCTGCCCGCCGCAGCAGCGATGGAGAGGCCCGGCCGCTGCCGAGGGTGGCGGCACCAGGCACCACGTGGCGCCGCATCCGGGACGAAGACGTCGCACACATCCTGCGGAGCACGctgcctgccactgccctgcCGCTGACGGGCGCCCCGTCCGAGGAGGGCCCCAGCGGCCCCCCACAGCGCAAGACCAGCGACGCCGTGGTCCAGACGGAGGACTTTGCCGCCACCAAGACCAACTCCAGCACGTCTCCGAGTCTGGAAAGCAGGGGGCCCCCCCAGGCTGCAGTCTGCGGCCCCAGCACACTCACCGGCAGTGATGTGGACGGGCTTGGCCCCACCAAAGCGCCCACCTCTGCTCCCTTTGTCCACGAGGGCCTGGGGGTGGCTGCAGGGGGCTTTCCCACCAGCCGGCATGGCTCCCCCAGCCGCTCGGCCCGTGTCCCCCCCTTCAACTATGTGCCCAGCCCCATGGCGGCAGCCGCCACTGACTTGGCCACAGAGAAAGCCCCCGCCGCTGCCCCTACCAGCCTCCTGGAATAGTGGCCAGTGCCGGCCTTCTAGAACATCCTCTCCTGGCCAAGGGCTGGTCTGGCTGTCTGGAGGGTGGTCCTAGGGTCCATCTACCCATCAGAGCCTCTGCCCTTGGAGCCCCACTGCAGCCTGAACTGGCCTCACATCTCATGCACAGACGCTTGCTTCGTGCTGCGGGGGCTCTGGAGGGAACAGGCTGCCGGCGTCCTCTCTCGGCCCAGCCTGGAGGGAGCATGGCGAGGCGGTCTGGCCCCAGGCCGGCCTCCACACGGGGACGCCCTCCCAGCCTGGGCTGCCCTCAGCAGCCCCGCTCCAGCCCCCCCTCCCTGCTGGGCCCAGCCTCAGCAAGACCGTGTCAGGAGCCGCAGGGAGGTGACAGAGTCCGCCccgggtggggggcagggctggcgAGGGTGGCCCCATCAAGCAAGCGCCTGCCAGCTGGGGGGCCTCGGCATCTGTCCCAGCCTGCACTGGGGCGCAGCCTGTAATTTGGGGAGGCCCGGTAATTGGTTAATGATGGCTCTGCGGGTGAGTTTGCCTTCTCAGCCCCAGCTGGggagtgtgggggcagggagtggctGAGCCCAACTCAAAGCCCCTGCCCCGTCCTAGACCTTGCCgcgagggaggcaggagggccccAGGGGTGGAGTGTGGAGCAGCCTGGGACAGGGAGAGGCCGGTGCGCGGACAGCAGAGGTGGGAGCTGCCTCTGGCTTCGACAGAACcctggttgggggaaggggggcccCTGGAGGTGGGCACggagcagcaggaaggagacCCAGGTGACCGTCCCGGAGGGTGTGGGGGAGCTGGGCGCTGCCTGCGTCTGCCTGGGGGAGGAAGCGTGTGGAGGGACGCCCCTGCGGCAGCCCCGCTTTGCAATTCCGTTCTCTGTAACGACCCACGAAGCCCTGGGGTCCTCGGGCTCCGTGCCAGGTGCACCGTCCTCCCCGGACAGCACAGCAGTGGCGGGAGCCGGGCTTGGCCACTGGAGGACACCGGCCGCCGGGTGCTAGAGTGTCGCTGCCctggaggcagacagagggacagcGAGCCTGGAGGCCtcactgcttccccctcccctgccggcCCGCCCAGGGGCCGTGTGCATCTGGGCTTGGTGTCCACTCCAAGGGCACCTCCTTGCCCAAAGAGCCAGCGACCTCTTTCCTGCACACGGAGGCTCCAGAGAGAAGCTGCTCCCGGCTCGCAGATCTGCTGGGACAGCCGCCTCGCCAGAGCGCCACTGCCCACCGGAGCAGATGCCATGACCCTCTGCGAGCCTCAGTCCCTCCTCTGAAGGGGGAGCTCACCGGCGAGCCCCCGCCCGCGG harbors:
- the APC2 gene encoding adenomatous polyposis coli protein 2 isoform X2, with product MAPGLLPAPRLAAAAASRIPHPPPLAVVSPSPRSGGAAWAGRDRALSAPEPSACAAKTPETRNPRPAAPPPAQPERDKALQELKMASSMAPYEQLVRQVEALKAENSHLRQELRDNSSHLSKLETETSGMKEVLKHLQGKLEQEAGVLVSLGQTDVLEQLKALQMDITSLYNLKFQPPALSPEPAARTPEESPVHGSGPSKDSFGELSRATVRLLEELDRERCFLLNEIEKEEKEKLWYYSQLQGLSKRLDELPHVETFSMQMDLIRQQLEFEAQHIRSLMEERFGTSDEMVQRAQIRASRLEQIDQELLSAQDRVPQTEAQALLAVKSVPVEEDPETEVPTHPDDGVPQPGNSKVEVVFWLLSMLATRDQEDTARTLLAMSSSPESCVAMRRSGCLPLLLQILHGAEAGNGSPGAPGAKDARMRANAALHNIVFSQPDQGLARKEMRVLHVLEQIRAYCETCWDWLRGRDDADGGGEGGAPVPIEPQICQATCAVMKLSFDEEYRRAMNELGGLQAVADLLQVDYEMHKMTRDPLNLALRRYAGMTLTNLTFGDVANKATLCARRGCMEAIVAQLASESEELHQVVSSILRNLSWRADINSKKVLREVGSMTALMQCVLRASKESTLKSVLSALWNLSAHSTENKAAICQVDGALGFLVSTLTHKCQSNSLAIIESGGGILRNVSSLIATREDYRQVLRDHNCLQTLLQHLTSHSLTIVSNACGTLWNLSARSPRDQELLWDLGAVGMLRNLVHSKHKMIAMGSAAALRNLLAHRPAKYQTTATAVSPGACAPSLYVRKQRALEAELDTRHLAQALDHLEKQGLPEAEADAASKKPLPPLRHLDGLARDYASDSGCFDDDEAPSLATAAATAEPASPAVLSLFLGSPFLQGQALARAPPARRSGPEAEKEASGEVAVAARAKAKLALAVARIDRLVEDISALHTSSDDSFSLSSGDPGQEAPREGRAQSCSPCRRPEGRRPEAGSRAHPLLRLKAAHASLSNDSLNSGSTGDGRCPREHTRSCPLAVLAEHREGSPSSQVRPSRLDLHLPGSQEPASRDGSAADACVRTIKLSPTYQHVPLFEGNPRAGMGSLAPGARKQAWLPMDGLSKVPEKLVAETVPLCLSRCSSLSSLSSAGRPGPSEAGDLDSDSSLEGLEEAGPSKADLDGAWLGPGAASLPVAIPAPQRGRGLGVEDTTPSSSSENCVQETPLVLSRCSSVSSLSSFESPSIASSVPSDPCSGLGSGTVSPSELPDSPGQTMPPSRSKTPPLAPAPPGERESTQFSLQWESYVKRFLDIADRRERCRLPSELDAGSVRFTVEKPDENFSCASSLSALALHEHYVQKDVELRLLPPACPERGGSGSGGGPGLHFAGHRRRDEAGSCLEGPAATDQELELLRECLGAAVPARLRKVASALVPGRRALPVPVYMLVPAPARGNNSCADSADGTPVTFSSATSLSDETLQGPPRDPPSGRSDRQKPAGREAPASQATGHRHRAWGAGRSPEQARGVGRSREGLELPLRQPSSACKDQEVFRPSPGRGDGALQSLCLTTPTEEAVYCFYDNDSDEEPSEAVVPPRRASAIPRAVKRERPAGRKEVQAAPKATPKATQAAHAQPSLIADETPPCYSLSSSASSLSEPDPPEHPAGQPQALKPAANKGLGTAGGRHGPPSPRVQTGLLRRGANSAVPRRRFQAPGSRRRKPQATQPDKQPAEGPRECGDEVASSDHASDLDSVEWRAIQEGANSIVTWLHQAAAAATHEASSGSDSILSGSGLSGSSTLQPSLHRKGRGLQAGGPAGSTARREKRDSALAQHSTSGPEKLRGAQKTTGRVPAVLRGRTVIYVPSPAPRAQPKGHPGTHVAPRKMGPLSPAQPGAPAKTPSPGQQRSRSLHRPGKSSELAALSPPQRSATPPARLAKAPSSGSSPASPASQAPTRRLPTGTQAAGPLPGPGAALVPQTPMRALLSKQHKTQKSPVRIPFMQRPARRGPPALARAAPEPGPRGRAAAEGSPGARGGRLGLVRVASARSSGSESSDRSGFRRQLTFIKESPGLLRRRRLELSTPEAARPASQGGSPRRSQPALPAVFLCSSRCDELRAAPRQAPVPQRAPAARPSPSERPVRRPSSESPSRLPVRTPTAPPEAVKRYASLPHISVARRPDGAAPGAGADAARRSSDGEARPLPRVAAPGTTWRRIRDEDVAHILRSTLPATALPLTGAPSEEGPSGPPQRKTSDAVVQTEDFAATKTNSSTSPSLESRGPPQAAVCGPSTLTGSDVDGLGPTKAPTSAPFVHEGLGVAAGGFPTSRHGSPSRSARVPPFNYVPSPMAAAATDLATEKAPAAAPTSLLE